One genomic window of Fusarium keratoplasticum isolate Fu6.1 chromosome 3, whole genome shotgun sequence includes the following:
- a CDS encoding 2EXR domain-containing protein yields MTVKPREVEFRIKTPAWTFRTLYVTSTTPIPAVMQACHESRNLGLYERGLTVRDEPRYIWVNFDIDLISIGKAWFHKLGGYRRIVRRLKFQAEDSSDFFHSISPEWKEFTNLNEVYVVCEDGVLSWQDAWEYLTWPCPRDHVRFIDMKSGEMVDGYTLDKRMDEILARSEEDEA; encoded by the coding sequence ATGACTGTTAAGCCTCGCGAAGTCGAATTCCGCATTAAGACCCCCGCCTGGACATTTCGCACACTCTACGTGACTTCTACAACGCCCATCCCGGCGGTGATGCAAGCTTGCCACGAGTCCCGCAATCTCGGCCTGTACGAGCGCGGCCTCACGGTTAGGGATGAGCCGCGGTATATCTGGGTTAACTTTGATATCGATCTGATATCTATTGGGAAAGCCTGGTTTCACAAGCTCGGTGGCTACCGCCGCATCGTTCGCCGTCTCAAGTTTCAGGCAGAAGACTCGTCGGACTTTTTTCATTCTATATCTCCCGAATGGAAGGAGTTTACTAATCTCAACGAGGTGTATGTCGTTTGCGAAGATGGTGTCCTTTCATGGCAAGACGCGTGGGAATACTTGACCTGGCCCTGTCCAAGAGATCATGTCAGGTTTATTGACATGAAGTCGGGGGAAATGGTGGATGGATACACCTTGGACaagaggatggatgagattCTTGCCCGGAgtgaagaggacgaggcaTAA